One window from the genome of Salvia miltiorrhiza cultivar Shanhuang (shh) chromosome 7, IMPLAD_Smil_shh, whole genome shotgun sequence encodes:
- the LOC130993051 gene encoding cell division cycle 5-like protein, translating to MRIMIKGGVWKNTEDEILKAAVMKYGKNQWARISSLLVRKSAKQCKARWYEWLDPSIKKTEWTREEDEKLLHLAKLMPTQWRTIAPIVGRTPSQCLERYEKLLDAACAKDENYEPGDDPRKLRPGEIDPNPESKPARPDPVDMDEDEKEMLSEARARLANTRGKKAKRKAREKQLEEARRLASLQKRRELKAAGINLRHKKRKRRGIDYNAEIPFEKRPPPGFYDAADEDRPAELVKFPTTIEELEGERRVDKEARLRKQDIARNKIAERQDAPSAILQANKLNDPETVRKRARLNLPAPQIPDHELEAIAKMGIASDLLGNEELTEGNAATRALLASYAQTPRHGMTPARTPQRTPAGKQDAIMMEAENQRRLTLSQTPLLGGDNPMLHPSDFSGVTPKKKDIATPNPLLTPSATPGGTGLTPRIGMTPTRDVYAVGMTPKGTSMRDELHINEDIDLHDSGKLRQSDSKKELIFGLKNLPQPKNDYQIVIQPLAEEDEEPDVKIEEDMSDRIAREKAEEEARQQALLKKRSKVLQRELPRPPVASLDLIRSLIRADEGKSTVVPSTLVEQADELVRKELLSLLEHDNVKYPLDEKATKDKKKGGKRTANENSVSVPIIEEFEEDELKEADKFIEDEVQYLRAAMGHENESIDGYVEAHKTCLNDIMYFPTRHDGYGLASVANHEEKLASLQNDFENVKKKMDDETKKAQRHEQKIKVLTNGYQMRANKLWAQVEATFKQMDTAGTELECFQALKKQETLSATYRISNLWEEVQKQKDLERTLQKRYGDLRTELERVQHMINAYRLHAQKEHENAANDNDTAMVAIDTAQDQSVEPELQAPNDEVAANNNDTSMEEVTAAEDQPVASEDVGTSEQDFVTRDTVEVEVVAPTAEPQGIETKENSNETQNTDETRGPEVDVAELRSEDGNDAAEENATATTGDLQIAEETAGEA from the exons ATGAGGATCATGATAAAGGGAGGCGTGTGGAAGAACACGGAAGATGAAATCCTTAAGGCTGCGGTTATGAAATATGGAAAGAATCAATGGGCGAGGATTTCTTCTCTGTTGGTCCGGAAATCTGCCAAACAATGCAAGGCCCGCTGGTACGAGTGGCTGGATCCCTCAATCAAAAAG ACTGAGTGGACCCgggaagaagatgaaaagttatTACATTTGGCAAAACTCATGCCCACCCAGTGGAGGACAATTGCCCCTATTGTCGGGCGTACTCCATCACAGTGCCTGGAGAGATATGAGAAGCTGTTGGATGCGGCCTGTGCCAAGGATGAGAATTATGAACCTGGTGATGACCCAAGAAAATTGCGCCCTGGAGAGATTGACCCCAATCCTGAGTCGAAGCCTGCTCGTCCTGATCCCGTAGATATGGATGAAGATGAAAAGGAGATGCTTTCTGAAGCTCGGGCACGGTTAGCCAACACTAGGGGTAAGAAGGCAAAAAGGAAAGCGCGAGAGAAACAGCTTGAAGAGGCACGAAGGCTTGCTTCATTGCAGAAAAGAAGAGAGCTTAAAGCTGCTGGAATTAACCTTCGTCATaagaagagaaagagaagaggAATTGATTACAATGCTGAAATTCCTTTTGAAAAGAgacctccacctggattttatGACGCTGCTGATGAAGATCGGCCAGCTGAACTAGTCAAGTTTCCAACAACAATCGAGGAGTTAGAAGGTGAAAGAAGAGTCGACAAAGAAGCTCGATTGAGAAAGCAGGACATCGCAAGAAATAAAATAGCAGAAAGGCAGGATGCTCCATCTGCAATCTTGCAAGCAAATAAACTTAATGATCCTGAAACAGTTCGAAAAAGGGCCAGGTTAAATCTCCCAGCCCCACAAATTCCTGACCATGAGTTAGAGGCAATTGCCAAGATGGGAATTGCTAGTGATCTTCTTGGAAATGAAGAACTTACCGAAGGAAATGCTGCAACACGTGCTCTTCTTGCAAGTTATGCCCAGACTCCAAGACATGGCATGACtccagcaagaactcctcaaagGACTCCTGCAGGCAAGCAGGATGCTATTATGATGGAAGCAGAGAACCAGCGGAGGTTGACTTTGTCTCAGACTCCGTTGCTCGGTGGGGATAACCCAATGTTGCATCCTTCAGACTTTTCTGGGGTGACTCCAAAGAAAAAGGATATTGCAACACCAAATCCTCTCTTGACTCCATCGGCAACTCCTGGAGGCACTGGTCTCACTCCCAGAATTGGGATGACGCCTACACGTGATGTATATGCTGTTGGTATGACTCCAAAAGGAACTTCAATGAGGGATGAGCTGCACATAAATGAAGATATAGATTTGCATGACAGTGGCAAACTAAGGCAGTCTGATTCAAAAAAGGAACTCATTTTTGGACTGAAAAATCTCCCACAACCCAAGAATGATTACCAAATAGTTATTCAACCATTggctgaagaagacgaagaaccTGATGTAAAGATTGAGGAAGACATGTCGGATAGAATTGCTAGAGAGAAGGCTGAGGAAGAAGCAAGGCAACAAGCATTACTCAAGAAAAGGTCGAAAGTACTGCAGAGGGAGCTGCCAAGACCTCCTGTGGCTTCGTTGGACCTCATTAGATCTTTGATTAGAGCTGATGAAGGCAAGAGTACCGTTGTTCCATCAACCTTAGTTGAGCAGGCTGATGAATTAGTAAGAAAGGAGCTTTTATCTTTGCTAGAGCATGATAATGTAAAATATCCTTTGGATGAGAAAGCAACCAAGGATAAGAAGAAAGGTGGAAAACGTACTGCAAATGAGAATTCTGTATCTGTGCCAATAATTGAGGAATTTGAAGAGGATGAGCTGAAAGAG GCAGATAAATTTATTGAAGACGAAGTCCAATATCTTCGTGCTGCTATGGGCCATGAGAATGAATCTATTGATGGTTATGTGGAAGCGCATAAAACATGCTTAAATGATATTATGTACTTCCCTACTCGTCATGATGGCTATGGTCTAGCAAGTGTTGCCAACCATGAAGAGAAACTTGCGTCCCTGCAGAATGACTTTGAAAATGTGAAGAAGAAGATGGATGATGAGACTAAAAAAGCACAAAGGCACGAGCAGAAGATTAAAGTTCTTACTAATGGTTACCAG ATGCGAGCTAATAAACTTTGGGCACAAGTTGAGGCAACCTTCAAGCAGATGGACACCGCTGGAACAGAACTCGAATGCTTCCAAGCTTTGAAGAAGCAAGAAACGCTTTCGGCAACATACAGGATCAGCAACCTCTGGGAAGAGGTTCAGAAACAGAAGGACCTCGAGCGCACTTTACAGAAACGATACGGTGATCTAAGGACTGAACTAGAAAGGGTTCAGCATATGATAAATGCATATAGACTGCACGCACAAAAAGAGCATGAAAATGCTGCAAATGACAATGACACTGCAATGGTTGCCATCGACACAGCTCAAGATCAATCTGTTGAACCCGAGCTTCAAGCTCCCAATGACGAAGTTGCTGCAAATAACAATGACACATCAATGGAAGAGGTCACTGCTGCTGAAGACCAACCAGTTGCCTCGGAGGATGTTGGAACGTCTGAACAGGATTTTGTCACCAGAGACACGGtcgaagttgaggtggttgctCCTACAGCTGAACCTCAAGGCATTGAAACCAAGGAAAATTCTAATGAAACACAAAATACTGATGAGACGAGAGGCCCAGAGGTGGACGTGGCTGAACTGAGATCTGAGGATGGAAATGATGCTGCAGAAGAGAATGCAACAGCAACCACCGGTGACTTGCAAATAGCAGAGGAGACTGCGGGTGAAGCATAA